A region of the Leopardus geoffroyi isolate Oge1 chromosome C2, O.geoffroyi_Oge1_pat1.0, whole genome shotgun sequence genome:
CAGTTTTTGGTGGATTTTCTGGAGATTACAACCTCTTCTAGGCTCCCTAACAACAGCATCCATTTATCCcattattctaaaacaaaaatcagttctTGGGGTAGGGACTTCTGCAGgtagctaactttttttttttttttttttaccagattaATCTTTGTTTCCCCCTCCTAATTTAACTCTTTCTTTACATTCTGGAAGCATTTCACTGTAGATACCTAGCATCAGCATCTGatggaggcagggaagagaaTCATTTTGAAACTCCAGCATAGACTTCAATACAAGATGAAATAAGaggtttatgtgtgtgtgtgggggggggggggagcattgagaataattaacattttacattctgaAATTTGTTACATGTAAACTTCTAGGCACGAACCACAGTTTCTCAACTGTACTCAAAGGAGGAAAATTGCTACAAACTTGCCTGAGCACTAGAATATATCTTATGATAGcagcatttcaaaaaaaaaaaccaaaataaattatgaatctCATTAAACTGTCCTTGATCCAACTTATGACTCTGGAACAGTTTGTTTGGCACTTACATTGATCAATTCTTAATAGCTTTCAGGTAAATAGTCTACAATGgctttgtattatatatatatcttacacATAAACAAGGAAGCAACCAAAGTGTTAACGTACCAAGAATCAATATGAatagctactttaaaaaaaataaaatgaatagttaATAACTGAGAGCAAACTTCTCTGAtgattatgaattattttattattattattatttttaagtaagctttatgcctaacgtggggcttgaattcacaaccaaGAGTTGTACACTCTATGGACTGCAACAGCCAAGTACCCCACATTCTTATTTGAAAGGAGGAAcgactaaaataataaaaataatgagatcatcAAATAACAAAAACTCATTACATGTCAACAAAATAGCATTTTATgaaaaaatcactattttcataaaaatagtgAGAAGAGGGGTACtgctttacatttttgaaaatctttttaatgtgtggCTTAACAGAAGACAGATTATCATATATGCTTCTGCAATCAACTTATTGCCATATATGACATGTCAcatagcctctggaaaactccaccaTATACTTggaaaacaactagaaaaaaaagcaaataatgccTTGGAAttatcatgaaaataattttgccttTGTGGATCTTCTGAAAGGATCTCAGGGCCTCCCTTGCCAGGGGTTCACTACTCTACTGATGTGTGGTACTTCAAGAATAACAGTTCTAGTCGTTTAATGCCTCTTAAGTTCTACAAATGTAGACAAACCACAAAtgtatctctttcatttttaaattaaacataaacatGTGGTACTTCAAGAATAACAGTTCTAGTCGTTTAATGCCTCTTAAGTTCTACAAATGTAGACAAACCACAAAtgtatctctttcatttttaaattaaacataaacatggtctcatttttaaaaatttttgtcttttaagacaCTGCACACCAAAAAActcaaacaaccccccccccccaaccaaactGCATTCAATATCATTCACAGATAATAAGTTTAGGGAACGAAAATTCTTAACACTAAACCGTTACAGCACCATTtaatagtggttaagagcatgaaaTCACAAAggtcagctgtgtgacctctgacCTATATAACCACCTGATGCTTTTAGTTTTCTCATGGCTGAAACAGAGATAAATATTTCCACTTTACACAATTTTATCAAGATTAAACGAAAACAAATTAAGAGCTCAGACTATGCCTGCATGTACAAGTCTGATCAATGATACTtacctatattttaatttttaacatgtcataaagtattttttaattatttttttaaaagtaatctctacacccacagTGGGACTgaaactcaccaccccaagatcaagagtcacaagatctaaccactgagccagccaggcgccccaacatgtcaTAAAGTATTAAACATAAGACATTTGCTCAGGAAAACAATTGCCTGACCAAATCAGTTTTAACAAAAGGCAGCAATTACTCCGTATTCACCTTTCACACTTCTGTCCCTTTAGAGGAATTTAATTCAAAtattggtttaaaataaaaaataaattaagagaacGCATTTAAGCAAACAATAGAGCTGGATCGTTTTTTGAAAACACACAAGAACTCTTTAAGGAACAAAAGGAAGGACTACCCAATAGTTTGTCAATTAATAGGCTTGATGACAAAGTTCAGGAACTGAAAAGAACTTCAGAAATTAGTCAGTAGTCGATTTTCTTTAATCACGGATAAGCAACCCAGACTGTTAATTTCTCCTGAGCCATAAGGAGACTGAAGGGCAGAATCCTTTCTTACAAAACCTCTCCTAAGGGCCTGCAAACTTCCACTAATTCCAAGTGAACAGTTTGAATGTAAATCAAATTTGTGGAGGATGAGGGCGGGAAAGAAGCCAAAGACCCTTGTCCTCATTCCTTAACCTGGTTCCCAAGCAGGCAAGAAACTTAAGAGCAGTATTTCCTGTTACAACCACAGTAACCTTATCTTTCAGGAGTGTACatagtgcctcagtttccaaagCGCTTTCTACAGtatcaaagggaagaaaatgaaaacattcagaaTGAAAGGCATCTGCTATTCACATTGAATTCTTGCCCTAAAATCGAGGTTGAAGACAGTTATTTCCATACAGTCATTTCAGATCAGCTCTGCACGAGCTGTGTGATCGCATTATTGCTTATTTACGCCGCAGTAGCACAATTCGAAGAATACGGGCAAGCAGGTCCAGAGAACCTCAAACCCGCAGGCCCAAATCCTAGCTCAAACGGCTGAAGCAAGCAGCCCAGGCTTGGAACAGACTGTCCCTTCCCCAGACTATCAGCAGGAACAAGATTTTAAAAGGCACAGACGTAGCTCCGCTCGATCGCCGCCCTGGAGCGTCCGGGAGGGCAGGAGCCACCGCCTCCAGCACCGCCGAAGGAGGCGGGCCTGCCGCAGCCCGCACGACCGGGCCCCTCCCGGCGGCTGGCCCGGCCCCCGGGGAAGCCCCCTTCGCCCCACCCCGGGCCAGGGCCCGCCCCCAGCTTCCCCGGCCTCCTTCCTGTGGGAAGTGCGGCTCCTTTCGCGTCCCCCACCCTCTCGGCTCCGCCTGGCAGCCGCTCCGCCGCGAGCGCCGGCTGGGTGGGCGAGGGGCGTCTGGGACCCTCCAACTCGCTCGTGCGCAAGCAAGCCCGCCTCCGCCAGCGGGCCTTGCCTGGACAACAGGCCGCCGCCCGCCCCCTCGCCACGGGCGAGGTCCTACCTCGCCACCAGTAAGTCTTGGACAAGTCGTGCCAGGTCTGATGCCGGGTGTGGTGAGTGCCGCCCGGGCCCAGGTGCGCCGCCTCGATGAGCCCCCGGCGTCGCTCGGGCTGCAGCACCACCTCTAGCTCCGCGAAGGTCTTGCGGTGCCGCTGCCGCCGCTGGTAGTATAAGGTCCCACCGCGCACCACATAGCAGGCGGCCGCTTTGCGGATTTTACGCTTGACATTGCCCTCCGTGCCCGGAGCATACGGCTCACGCTCGTTTGTCAGGTAGCGAAGAATGGCCCGGTAGCTTTCCTCGCTTGACATCTCTGACGGCGGCTCCCTAAGGGCGCCTGTcagtggtgggggaggaagaCAGCGCACTAGCTCCGGACGGATGCAACAGCGGCGGCGGCACTGTAGGGAGGAATGGCTGTGTCTGTGGTGAGTGCTCTTCGACGGCGCCCGCAGCGCGAAGGCAGAACCGACGAGTTGGTAACCAGGGGGAACTGCACTTCTCCAGCGCGCGGGATCCGCTGGCGACTGACAAAATGGCTGCTGCACCACCGGAAGTGACGTGATCAAGGGCAGTGGGTGAGGGGACTGAGTCCTGATTGGAGCGCACAGGCTTTCTGGATTGATGAAGCCAACTGGGTGACGTCAGGACTGCGGGCGGACATTTTGGAAGAGGGTAGGCCTTTCCTTCGAGACCGAAGACTGCTTTGAGCAGACATCTTAAGTCCTGGcagtttcccttttcattttttccttctttcccttgctCTGAGCACGTGTGGGAGTTGGTGGGCTGTTGATTTCCCGTCGGATATACACCAAGGTGTGGAGGAGTCTGGTTTTTTTTACCCCGATTACCTTCTGAGACCCGCAACAACGTAAAAGCATAAGATTTTGAGGATCTTAGTAAAATATAAGCCTATGGACACAAGACCAAAGATAGCCGCATTCacatgtaaatttattttacaggTAAACGTTTGAAATCTGAGTCCTTCGGTGATAAGAATTATAATTTCCAGACTTAAAGTGTTGGCTCCAAATCAGCCATGGAACTGTCGGGATTTTCCTCGAATGACCGTCTAACATAGGGGCAGTTTTCTATATTTGAAGGTAATGATGTTGGCAATGAGTAGATAGCACTCTTACAGCttcatttgcatgtatttttacaTAAACCTGGGGGGGGGATTCTCCATTTTACACCCAACATTTACCGAATGCATAAAAGACCAAGGCGACCTGAAATGCATCTTCCAGCGTACAGTGCGGGTCCTATTTCACATCTTGAGCGGGTAGGCCGGAGCAATGGCCCATGCCACCCATCCGTTGGTTGAATCTGCTGCGCAGACAAGACTACAGGCCCAGAACATCCTACTCGACAACTGGGGTCTGGCATTGACAGTGCTTTGCTAGTTCCAGGTCaaccctccccctctgcccccatcctGGAGTCTACAGTCGCTGGGTCAGGCTCTCTGACCCTGCAGAGACATGTTAAGAGGTAAACAGGTGAATGCACTGGGCTCAAAAAATAAGATGGCACCCAATCTCTGTGGTACTTGCCGTTGAGGTTGCGGGAATTGACAGGTGGCTTAGATACTTGAGGCAGCATCCTTGAATAAGATTCTGGCTGTAGGTGCCTGAGCTCCCAGATGTATATAGGAAAGACATAACCACCAGACCAGGTATTTACTTAGGGTCACTCAACCCAGACTGAGACagctggggaaaggaagaggaattaGAAGGTAGAGATGCGTCCTCTCCGCTCTTTGGAGTGGGCCACCCAAAGCAGATACCCAAATCAACCCTCCAAGAACTGTGCCCGGCCAGCACCATCACTCTTATACTGTGAAATCGACTTcctttaaaactaaatttaaggggcacctgcgtggctcagttggttaagcagctggtTTCGGTTCATGTCATGTTTTCATGGTCtattcattagttcaagccccaccttgggctctgtgctgacacctcagagcctggagacttttttggattctctctctctgtccctccaccactcatgctctgtctctctctctctcaaaaataaacattaagatagCTGcagctctttaaaaaacaaaaaaactaacttaaaataggtttaaaaagtTGTGGAAGTGGAGAAAAACTTAAATTACCCAATTCAGTTTCTGCCAAAACCTGTGAAAAGCATTTAGAAGCACACTGTACTTGAATTGCCTTTGGGCCAATGTGGAGAAAAGGTTTTACAGGTGGACAAATTGTCTTCCTGAGAAAAGCTAAACTTGCCACCCTTCTAGAACAggtatttactatttatttctagTTCCTCCTGGGTTGCAGGCTACCCAGGAATCAAGGGCAATCAGAATTGACAGTTTCACCTTAAGTCATGTAAGCCAGAAAAGCAGTGatttaaaaggacatttttttcctgtatcccCAAATTAGGAATCTAGCTCTGAACTCAAGCTGGGTAGTTTCGTTGGTTAAGTTTCCTTGTTCACAGCTAAATAATGGTCTTATTTTCCTtgttgtttcagaaaaaaaaattacacaataaaaaatgaaaaaaatttccaagCAAAACCTTAGAGATTTCTAAGCAAGAGCCAGTGGATTTGCACATTTCTTAAATTGATGTTAGAATTTTAGTTTTCAAGTCCCCCAAAagggctattttatttattcctaacACCCAGAACAATGCTTGAATTTAACATGCACTAGACAGAATAATTCTATCACTTTGGATAGcatggaggggatgggggggaggaaTGCTGAGGTCTGATTTTTACCTTCACCTAGTATTTCTATATGTAAAAGCATGTTCCTCAAATGAGGATGCGACTTGTAGCTTTCCAACTTGGCAGTGGCACATAACaggattttttactttttaaaaaaaatttttcaatatttttgagagagacaaagtgcaagtggtgtaggaacagagagggagacatagattccaaagcaggctccaggctctgagctgtcagcacagagccccacgtggggctcgaactcactagagttcatgacctgagctgaagtagacacttaactcactgagccacccaggcgcccctaaagttacTTTTGAGAAgatgagcacgagtgggggaggggcaaagagagagggagacagagaatccaacgCAGACTTGGAGTTGTCATCACAAAGTCTCACAAagggtgagataatgacctgagccaagtctgacgcttaactgacttgagccacccagatgccggAAGTACAAGCCTATTAACATAAATTACTCTTCCTTGTCACATTTTACACACACATCATCTAGAGTATCAGCAGGCTACTGGTTTTTCTTGGAATTTTAACCATGGCTCTAATTCCCAGCTCAACAAACTACCTTGGGAATTTGTAAGCATATTCACGTGCTAACAAAGTTGTACTCTTCATTCAAacttatttctggaaaaaaagagtGGCTTAAGAGTACAGTTGAagttttaagtactttttttttaatgttcatttttgagagaatgtgagtgcaagcggcgaagggcagagaggagacataTAATCATAACCGTTTGCAGctatggaactggagggtattatgctgggtattatgctaagtgtcAGTCGCAGaaagatatgttttcactcatgtggatcttgagaaacttaacataagtccatgggggaagggaagggggaaaaacagagagggaaggaggcaaaccataagagactcaaatatagagaacaaatggagggttgatgggaggtgggggaaagtgggtgatgggcactgaggagggcacttgttgggatgagcactggatgttgtatgtaagccaatttgacaataaactaaaaaataataataaagtagactTTAAGTCCCTCGTAGAGCCCAACACTAGACTTGAGCTCATGGccttgagatcaagatctgagatTGAGTTGCAGGTTTAAGTGAAGTTGCAGGCTTAagggactgagctacccaggtgccccaagttttaaGCACTTTCAATTCAGCTATCAACTGATGGTAATAGGTAAAGGGCAAAcccaatataaaataaatgtttaccatgGAAGAGTAACTCAAGAACAGAAATTCATTGAAAAGATTCActtttggggaacctgggtggctcagtcgggtaagcttccaactcgatttcggctccagtcatgatctcatgattcctgaggttgagccccttgtcaggctatgtgctgacacgCACAGACACGCACTAACACAAAGACTGCTTAgaatcctctctgcccctccctcactcatgcctgcactctctgaaaataaacatttaaaaaacattgtattaaaaaaaaaacctagttctGAAATTCTTAACTCTATAGTTCAGCTATTACTATGTAGGCACAATATGCctgttttgttattaaaaaatttttttgagagatggggggggggagggggagagggacagggagagggaggagagggagaatccaaagcaaactccaggctccaagccgtcaggacagagcctgactcagggctccaactcatgaaccatggagatcatgacctcagccgaagtctgacacttaaccaactgagccacccaggagcccctacctgtttttatagtaaaaaaatcCACCACAATCTAGTTATAgtcagatatttatttaaaaatctgatctGCGAACTTAGCGTTTTCCACCAACTCGGGGTGCAGAAACCTTCACAGGCTTCACAATCTTTTGCTTAGGTGCTGCCTTCGTAGGAGCCTGTAAAAAGATTAACATGTGACATTATTCCATACAAGTTTTTCAATCACTTATGTCCAGATTCTCTATGTATCCTAGAttgcttttcttattatttaactGCATTCCTATTACTCTTAAGAGCCAGCCTCCCCATGAAAAGTTAGAAGTCTACCTCTATAGGAcatgtaaatgaaaaacaaagatactGTCACAGATTGGAGGAGTTAAGTGAGCAGACACAACTAAATGCAGTATGGGATCCTGAACTGTGTcttaagaacagaaaaaggacattactAGTTCTCTCAAACCAATGGTTTTGAAAATTTTACTATGGTTATTGAAACTGATAACATTGGGAAAAGCTGGGCAAACTCTGCACTATTATTTAaagcttttcaaaataaactttaacaacaaAAGCCacctttattttccccttccccaattTCTGGTATCAACAGACTTCATTTGGCTCTGGCAGAGGGAGCTCTGAATCAACCGCCCAGGAAACCAGTTAGGAACATCATTTTGATTGGGTCCTTGCACTAAATTCCTTAAAAACTTGaaactttcagggcacctgggtgactcaagtcaGTTGGGtatctcttggtttcggctcagtttCATGCGtttaagccctgagttgggctctgcaatggcagcacagagcctgagattttccctctctttcaaaaagaataaacttaaacaacaacaaaacaccttgAAACTTTCATTAACCACAGTTtggattaaaaagtaaattttcttaggggcgcctgggtggcgcagtcggttaagcatccgacttcagccaggtcacgatctcgcggtccgtgagttcgagccccgcgtcgggctctgggctgatggctcggagcctggagcctgtttccgattctgtgtctccctctctctctgcccctcccccattcatgctctgtctctctctgtcccaaaaataaataaacgttgaaaaaaaaaaaaaaatttaaaaaaaagtaaattttcttatttgactttagtataattttttaaaaattttatttttaagtaatttctacgccccatgtggggcttgaactcaatcccaagatccagagtcacatgctctaatgaTTGAGCCAACCAGGGCCCCTCCTcctgttattttaaataagaaatccaAGACAATCTCACAATTACCTTAGCAGCAGCCATTGCTGTCTTTTTAGATGCTTGCTTAGCCTTTTTTGCTTCCTTGGCAGCCCTGTGGGGTTAAAAATAACTTAAGGCAAAGTGCTTTACTCCTTAAGAATGCAGATTAACAAGGAGCTAGAGTGTTTTGGGAAGCAGATTATCActttccttccccacctgcaATTATTCGTAGGATAAATCCAAAGAGTTTGTCAATAAATATCATTAACCAAGTCAGCTTAACATAGATTAGAAATTGTACAGCAGCCTTATTTGCATATAGAATTTCAACAAATCATTAAGCATACACTATAAGCTTCTGTATTACTAAACCTCAATATTTAGGACTGACAATTTCAATATAGATTCAAGtatcaaaacacaaaacatcaGATTAGATCCCTATGCCTATAAATTCAGTCAGAACCTACAATTCATCCCAATAGCTGAAATGCTCATAACAAAGGCTTCCTCACCTGATGGCTTGTTCTCGTTGAGCCTTCCTAACTTCAGGTTTCTGATTCCTCTTGGCCATTATATCAGCAAGAGATGCACCAGTGATGGCCCTCTGGAATTTGACTGCACGGCgggttcttttcttttgaatttcttcCTATGAAACAAAAAGACGGAAGCACACTTATAAATCTCGTTCATGGATATGGGGGAAACAATTAAGATTTGTATTTTAGCATGCTAGGGCTGATACAACTAAATATCAGACTGAGTAGctgataaacaacagaaatttccaaCAGTTCTAGAGACTGAAGTCAGGATTCCAGCATGGTCATGTGAGGACCCTCTTCCTATTGTAGCTATATCACCACATGTTGAAGGGAGCAAGAGAGCGCTCTTGGGCATTTTTTATAGGAGCACTAGTGC
Encoded here:
- the RPL24 gene encoding 60S ribosomal protein L24, with protein sequence MKVELCSFSGYKIYPGHGRRYARTDGKVFQFLNAKCESAFLSKRNPRQINWTVLYRRKHKKGQSEEIQKKRTRRAVKFQRAITGASLADIMAKRNQKPEVRKAQREQAIRAAKEAKKAKQASKKTAMAAAKAPTKAAPKQKIVKPVKVSAPRVGGKR